A region of the Arsenicicoccus dermatophilus genome:
TTCACCGGGGTGGAGCGGCAGGCGTCGCTGATCCTCGCCGGCTTCGACCGGGCACCGTCGGCCCACGCGGTGCTGACGACCACGCTGGCGGCCAGGACGCCGACCACCGCCTCGGTCTCGGGGTCGCTGGCGCGGGTCGAGCTGGCGGGCGAGTTCTACCAGCCCGGGCGGGTGCGGCTGGTGTCGCGCGCCGGCGAGGTGGTCGAGGGTCCGGAGCCGACGATCCGCGGGCACCTCGGCCTGTGCCACGAGGCCGCCCACCTGGCGACGCTGGTCGCGGAGGGTCGGCGCGAGTCGCCGCTCCTCCCCCTGGACGAGTCGGTCGCCGTGATGGAGCTGCTCGACGAGGTGCGGCGCCAGATCGGCGTCCCGCTCTAGACCTACCGCCGGTAGGTCAGTCGGAGCCGAGCAGCTGTCGCTCGAAGCGGTGGCCCCCTCGGAGCCACGCCCACCCGCAGACGAGAGCCACCGCGCCCGCGGCGGGGCCGAGCGCCCACCACAGGGACCGCGCGGCGATCTGGTCAGGACCGTACATCGACAGCACGGCCCACGACGACAGCGTGGCCACCAGCACCCCACCCACACCGCCGACCCCGATCGGCAGCAGGGCCATCGCCGTCCGGCGCCCGCGCAGGAAAGACGTCGAGGTCCCCAGCGCCACCAGGCTGTTGGTGGAGGCACGAGCAGACTCCTGGATCCGGTCCAGGACGAGCACGAAGGACAGGAAGCACAGCACCGCAGCCGCCATGACACCGAGGTTGAGGATCATGGCCTGCTCGCGGGCCAGCGCATAGGCCGACTGTCCGCCCCAGGCACGCAGCTCCGCCTCGGGCAGTGCCTGGTGAATGGCCTGGGTCCGGCGGTCGTACTCGGCGCTCCCGGTCGGGATCTCCTGGATCACGGTTCCCTGCGCCAGCTGCCAGGCCCAGCCGTTCTCCTCGAGCGGCAGCCTCACCTCCCCCTCAGGCAGCTCCAGGTCGACCGGGATCGACAGCAGCGTCAGCGAGTGCACCCGGTGGCCTGTGAGGGGGATCGACAGCGAGCGGATGCCCGCCGGCAACGGCCCCCGGCAGGGACCGCCGCCGCACGGTCGGCCGGCCCGGGGGCCACCCGCGAGCTCCACCCTGAAGAAGCTGTCCCGTGGCCCGTCCACTGCGTAGGTGACCGCCGCGTCCCCGCGCACCACGGACCGCAGGACCGCTCGCCCGTCTGCGGCGACAGACTCCAGCGGCACCTGAACGGCCACCGTCGGTCGACCTTGCTCGGTGACCACCCGCACCCACACCAGGAAGGTGCCGCACATGGCGCAGGTCAGGACGGTCACCACCATGACCGTGACGAGACGGGACACCGTGGGCCAGTGGTAGGAGGCAGCACGGGCCCCGTGGCGAAGGAGCAGCAGCCGGCTTCGGTGCGCCGCCTCGCAGACTCGTCGGGCCAGCCAGGTCACGGTGACCGGGGCGCTGGCCGCGAGGAGCCCGACGGCGAGGAGCGTCGTGGAGTAGAGCGGGCTCCCGGTGGGAGACACGGGGCGGGACCCTGCCGTCACGCAGATGACCGCGAGAAAGCCCACCGCCACGAGGGACGTGACGAGCGCAGCACGCGTCGCCCAGCAGCCGAGGTGCTGCTGCCAGCGGGGACGACCCCGCCGCCGCACGGAGGAGGAGAGCACCCCGGACATGGTGACCCGTGCGAGCAGCCGGATCGCCAGCAGGACCCCTGCGGCGACGACGACGAAGACCACGGCGACCCCGAGTCCCGGCGCGCTGTGCTCCCGTTACCTTCTTCGTGCCCTCGGTGATGGGGGTGCTGGTCACCAGGTCTGGTATGACTCTTTGCCCCTGTCGCGCATGATCCGGGGGGTGTTGTCGCCGGGCTTGGTGGCGTCGGTGTGACCGCTGATAGGGACACGGCCCCCGCGCTCGGGAGGTCTCTTCGTAACGTGGCTGCCGGCTGCTGACGCCCGACCTGTGGCCAGCGGATCATGAGTCCGTCGGTCAACGAGGAGGACAGGATGCACGGGCTACCCGACCGCACCTACGCGGTCTACCTGGGGTTGGACGTCGGCAAGGAAACTCACCACGCCACCGCCCTGGACCCGTCCGGAAAACGGCTGCACGACAAGGCGCTACCGCAAGACGAGACCAAGCTGCGCGCCCTCTACGAGCACCTGTCCACGCACGGCCCGGTCCTGGTCGTGGTGGACCAGCCCGCCTCGATCGGGGCCCTGCCGGTCGCGGTCGCCCGCGCCGTCGGGGTCGACGTGGCGTACCTGCCGGGCCTGGCGATGCGCCGCATCGCGGACCTACACCCCGGCGCAGCGAAGACCGACGCCCGCGACGCGTACGTCATCGCCGACGCGGCCCGCACCATGCCCCACACCCTGCGGCGCGTGGACATGAACGACGACGCCCTGGCCGACTTGGAAGTCATCGTCGGGTACGACGACGACCTGGCCGGTGAGGTCACCCGCGTCACCAACCGCCTGCACGGCCTGCTCACCCAGATCCACCCAGCCCTGGAACGAGCCCTCGGACCCCGACTGCACCACAAGGCTGTCCTCGAGCTCCTGACCAGGTTCGGCGGACCCGCCGGGCTACGCACGGCCGGTCGGCGGCGGCTGACGAGCGTGGCCAAGCCCCGCGCGCCGCGCTCCTACGATCGGATCGTCGACGAGGTCATGACCGCCCTGGACGCCCAGACCGTGACCGTGCCCGGCACCCGCGCGGCCGAGCTCGTCATCCCGAAGCTGGCTTCCCAGCTCGCCGACCTGCTCGAGCAACGCGCGACCGTCGCGGCGCAGGTCGAGGAGATCCTTGATGCCCACCCTCTTGCCCCGGTCCTGACCTCGATGCCCGGCGTCGGTGTCAGGACCGCCGCAAGGATCTTGCTCGAGGTCGGCGACGGCAGCGCCTTCCCCACAGCCGGGCACCTCGCCGCCTACGCAGGCCTCGCCCCCGTCACACGTCGATCCGGGTCCAGCATCCGCGGCGAGCACCCCTCCAGGTCAGGCAACAAGAACCTCAAACGCGCGCTGTTCCTGTCCGCCTTCGCAGCCCTGTCCGACCCCACCAGCCGCGCCTACTACGACCGCAAACGAGCCCAAGGCAAGAAGCACAACGCCGCCCTCATCTGCCTGGCCCGCCGACGCTGCGACGTTCTCTACGCCATGCTCAGAGACGGCACCACCTACCAAGCCCCGACGGCCGCTACCGCGGCTTGACGAACCCCATAGGGACACCCCCCACCAGCGCACCCCGACGAGACCCGATCCGGCCAGCGCTGCATGCGTCGCGGCATACACCCCGGCCCCCGACACGGTCCCGATCACGCCGAGCAGGGTGATCTCGGCGGCGTAGAGCCGCCCGCACCGCCGCGCCGAGACCCCCAGGACGACGAGCGAGCGATACCGGCGTTCGCGGCTCCGCGCCGTCGCCCGCAAGCACAGCTGGAGCAACATCACGGTCAGAGCACCGACGAGGATCCCCAGCTCGGCCGCCATCATGGTGGCCGGGGTCGCCATCAGGCCCTGACCACCGGCCCCGAAGCCTGCGACGCCTGCAGGTGAGGGCCGACCCGGCACGACGGTGTAGGACAGCAGCTCGTCCGGGTCGGTGAGTCCGGGGGCGCCGATGCGCTCCGGGACGACCACCCCCAGCCCGAGCCGGCTCGCCAGCTCTGGATCGCGCTCCAGGCGCTCTGCCAGGCCCGGAGAGACCATCGACCGGCCCGGCTGCGGCCACTGCCTCACCCCCGGTGGCCGAGGTGCCTGCGCCGTGACTCCGCGGTAGACGAAACGCTGATAGGGCTCCCCCGCAGGAGCTCGATGCTCCCGCTGCGGACCGGCCGACACCGCGCGGCCGATCGCCGCCCGCTGCGCCTGACCGCCGGACACCGCCGCGGGGCGGCGACCCGCGCACTCCTCCAGCCCGAGCCGCTCCACCAGCTCGGCCACGCGTTGCTTCCGGGGCCGACGGCCCCACCGCAGCAGCTCCAGCGGGAGCTCGACGTTCTCGGCCAGGGTCAGCTCGGGCACCAGGTCGGCTCGCTGGAAGACGAAGCCCACCGAGCCCAACCGCAACGCCGCGAGCGCCTCCGGCGTGGCGGCCGCGGTGTCGACCCCGAGGAGGCGGACCCGCCCTCGGTCGGGCCGCTCCAGCCCCGCCATGGCATACAACAAGGTGGTCTTGCCCGAGCCCGACGGACCCACCACCGCCACGGACCCGGGAGCAGACAGCTCCACCGAGATCCCGCGCAGCACCGGAGCCTGCCCATAGTCCACCCACAGGTCCTCGACCCCGACCGCCTGATCCATCGCTCTCCCCGCCACGCGACCGCCGCGCGGGTCCGACCCGCGCGGCGGCCTTCTGACAACGTCTGCTGATCCCCCCGCGGGGCTCCAGCCTCAGCCCTGGCGTCGGTAGACGCCCGTGTCGCACACGTCCGGACCCCAGTGGGACTCGCAGGCCTGAACGGTGAGTTCCTCGGCACCGAGAACGTGTCCTGAGCATCCCCTCAGGATCGTGCACCACCACGGTCGTGGCTGTGCCCATGGCAGGATTGTGCCCCCCAACTCAGCCACGTCACTCGAAAATTCTACGTAATCCGTTGCACGGCAGCGCAGATCGTCCTCAGTCGAGGTCGCGGCCGGCGAGCTCGGGCAGACCCAGCGCCGAGACCGCGGCCACCAGGAAGGCCACCGCGAACACCGCGAACACCAGCCCGGTGCCGCCCGCCGCCTGGAGCGGGGGCACGGCCAGCGGCGCGAGGATCGACGCGATCCGGCCGAAGCCCGCCGCCGCACCCGACCCGGTACCGCGCATCACCGTGGGATACACCTCGGGGGTCACGGCATACAGCGCACCCCAGGCGCCGAGGTTGGAGAAGGACAGCGCGCACCCCGCCGCGATGATCGTCGGCACCGAGTGCGCCAGGCCGAAGGCCCCCGCGGCGCAGGCCGACCCGGCCAGGAAGGTGGTCAGCGTCACCCGCCGCCCCCACCGCTCGATCAGCCACGCGGAGACGGCATAGCCCGGGAGCTGGGCGAGGGTGATCCACAGCGTGTACTCGAAGGACTTGACCATGCCGAAGCCCTGCGCGACCAGCAGCGAGGGCAGCCAGATGAACGCGCCGTAGTAGGAGAAGTTCACGCAGAACCACACCGCCCACAGGGCGGCCGTGCGCAGGCGGTAGGCCGCGGTCCACAGCCCGAGCGCCTCGTCGCGCACCGGCACCCGTGCAGGGGTGGCGGCATCGGGGGCGTGGTCCGGGGCCGCGATCCCCGCCGGCTCCTCGAAGGCGCGCACCGCCCGCTCGGCCTCGGCATACCGCCCCGTGGACTCCAGGAAGCGCACCGACTCCGGCAGGGTCGCCCGCACCACGAGGGCATAGAACGCCGGCACGATGCCGACGGCCATGGCCCACCGCCAGCCGTCCGGGTGCCCGGGGATGACGAAGTAGCCGACGAGCGCGGCGAGGATCCACCCCAGCGCCCAGAAGGACTCGAGCCCGACGACGACCCGGCCACGGATGTGCGCCGGGGAGTACTCCGAGATCAGGGTGGACGCGACGGGCAGCTCGGCCCCCAGGCCCAGCCCGACGAGGAACCGCAGCGCCATCAGCACGGCCACGCCACCCGCGAGCGCCGAGGCGCCCGTGGCCAGGCCGTAGACCAGCAGCGTCAGCGCGAAGACCTGCCGGCGCCCGATCCGGTCGGCGAGCAGACCGCCGAGGGTGGCGCCGACGGCCATGCCCAGCGAGCCGATCGAGGCGACCCAGGAGACCTCGGTGGGGCTCAGGTGCCACTGCTTGGCGAGGGCCGCCAGGACGAAGGAGATGAGCCCGACGTCCATGGCGTCCAGGGCCCAGCCGACGCCGGAGCCGACGAGCAGCCGCCGGTGCCGGCTGGTGAAGGGCAGCCGGTCGAGCCGCTCGGTGCGGGTGAGGTGCCGCCCGGCGGCGGCCTCGTCGGAGGCGCCGGACGAGGTGGCGGTGGCGGGCATCGAGGCTCCTGGCGGACGAGGCGGGGGTATGGCGGGGGGGTGCGCGGCGGCCGGGAGTGCGGCGGCCAAGGCCCGTCTCCTCCGGAGCGGTATGCCGAAGGGGCGAGCCTTGTGCTCACTATAAGCACAAGGCTCGCCCCTTCGGACGGACGAGGTCAGACGGCCTCGAGCTCGGGATAGACCGGGTGCCACATGCGCTGGTAAACCGCCTGCACCGGGTTGCCGATCTCCACGGTCGCCAGACCCTCGCCCTGCGCGGCCTTGACGACGGCCAGGGCCACCGTGGCCGAGACGTAGCGCAGCTGGGTGATCGACGGCAGCAGCGGCTCCTCCGGGCGGGTGATGCCGCTGATGCCGGCGATCGCCTCCGCGGCGGCGGCGATCATGCCGTCGCTGACCCGCGTGGCACGGCAGACGGACACGCCCAGCCCCAGCCCCGGGAAGACCAGGGCGTTGTTGGCCTGGGCCACGTGGTAGGTCCGGTTCTGGTAGACCACCGGGGCGAACGGCGACCCGGTCGCGATGGCGGCCTTGCCCCCGGTCCACTCGACAATCTGCGCGGGCGTGGCCTCCGCCAGGCTCGTGGGGTTGGACAGCGGCATCACGATCGGGTGCGAGGTGTGCGCCGCCATGTCCCGGACGATCGCCTCGGTGAACGCCCCCGGCTGCCCGGACGTGCCGATGAGGATCGTCGGGTGGACCCCGCGCACCACGTCGGCCAGGCCGATCCTGCCGGGCGTGGTCAGGCGCCAGCCCGTGACGTCCTGGTCGCTGCGGGCGTAGGGGCGCTGGAAGTCCCGGACCCGGTCCCCCAGGGCCGTGGTGATGAGCCCGCGCGACCCGAGGCACCAGAACCGCTGGTTGGCCGCCTCCGGCGACAACCCCTCGCGGATCATCATGTCGCGCATCAGGTCGGCGATGCCGACCCCCGCGGTGCCCGCACCGTGGACGACAATCCGCTGGTCGCTCATCCGCTCGCCGAGGGCCTTGACGCCCGCGAGCGCCGCCGCGGCCACCACGGCCGCGGTGCCCTGGACGTCGTCGTTGAAGGTGCAGATCTCGCCGCGGTAGCGCTCCAGGATGCGGTGCGCGTTGCTCGCCCCGAAGTCCTCCCAGTGCAGCATGGCGTGCGGGTAGAGCCGGGTCGTGACCTCGACGAACTTCTCGATGAAGGCGTCGTAGCGCTCGCCGCGGACGCGGGCGTGCCGGACGCCGAGGTAGAGGTCGTCGTTGAGCAGCTCGAGGTTGTCGGTGCCCACGTCGAGGACGACGGGGATGGCGCGGCGGGGGTGGATGCCGGCGGCGGCGGTGTAGACCGACAGCTTGCCGACGGCGATCTGCACGCCGCCGACGCCCTGGTCGCCGATGCCGAGGATGCCCTCGGAGTCGGTGGCGACGACGAGGTCGACGTCCTCCGGGTCGAGCCCGTAGTTGAGGAAGGCGTTCTCGATGCCCTCGGGGTCGTCGATCGACAGGAAGACGCCGCGGGGCCGGTTGTACCAGTGCGAGTAACGCTGGATCGCCTCGCCGATCGTCGGGGTGTAGACGATCGGGAGCATCTCCTCCAGGTGCTCGGCGAGCAGGCGGTAGAACAGCACCTCGTTGCGGTCGCGCATCGCCGAGAGGTAGACGTTCTTGCTCAGCGCGTCCTTCTGCTGCGAGTACTGCTGGTAGACGCGGGTGACCTGGCTCTCGAGCGGCGTGACGCCGCTGGGCATCAAGCCGTTGAGGTGCAGGGCGTCCCGCTCGGCCTTGGTGAACGCGGTGCCGCGGTTGGTCAGGGGGTGGGACAGGACGTCGTTGCCGCGGACCCGGACGCGCAGACGCGTGCCGTCAGGGCCGGACTCGAACTCGAAGGGTCGGCTCGCCATGACCCCACACTAGGGCCCCCGCACGAGGGCTCATCGGCGGGGTTGGCCGGATGTCGCCACCCCCGCCTCGCGGGGGTCGAGGGGCCGGCGCAGCTGCCTGACCAGGCGCTCGGGAGCCGCGATCATGGCGGGGCCGTACCACGTCAGCGCCCGGCCGTCGACGAGCGCGCACCGCGCCCGCGGGAAGGCGTCCGGCCCGTCCTGCGCCGTGAACCGGTAGGGCTCGTCGGGCAGCACGACGAGGTCGACCGGCGGCAGGTCGGGCAGGACCACGGTGGGATAGCGGGAGGTATGCGTGCCCAGCACGTTGTCCACCCCCAGGCGCCGCAGCACGTCACCGGCATACGTCTGGGAGCCCACGGCCATCCACGGCCGGCGCCAGATCGGCACGACCGCCCGCAGCCGCTGCCCCGACCGGACGGCCGGGGGCGCCGCCCAGGCCCGGCGGGCGTCCTCGAGCCAGGTGACCCGGCCGACATCGAGCGCGTCGACGAGCCGCCCGATCGAGCGCAGCGCGTCGGCCACCGAGCGCACCTGCGTGGTCCAGACCGGCAGTCCGGCGGCGCGCAGGGCCGCCAGGTCCTCGGGGCGGTTCTCCTCGTCCTCGGCGATCACGAGATCCGGCCCGAGGGAGACGATCTCGCCGACGCGCGGGTTCTTGGTGCCACCAATCCGGGTGACCTGGGCCGAGCCGACGTGGCTGCACCAGTCCGTGGCGGCGACCAGGGTCTCGGGAGCGCTCCAGGCCACCGCCTCGGTCAGGGAGGGCACCAGGCAGACCACCCGCCGCGGCGCGCGGGGCAGGGCCACGACGTGGCCGAGGTCGTCCAGGAAGTGGGTCACCCCACGATCTAACCCATCTGCGGGCCCGGACGCGAGGTCAGACGGGCGGCCCTGGCCCCGGCGCAGCGTTGCGACGCACCTGCGCCAGCGGTATGTCGCGCTCCGCGGCCAGCCGCTCCCACTCGCCTGCGGGGCGGGTCGCGAGGACGCGCGCCAGCCCCTCGTGGTCGTCCGCCCCGAAGAGCTCCCGGGCGCGCTCCCAGAAGTGCGGCTCCAGCGCGGCCAGCGCCACGTGCCCGTCGGCGGCGGCGTAGACCGCGTAGCCGGGCAGCCCGCCGCCGAGGAGGGCGCCGGGCGCGGTGAGCCCGTGCCGGGCGGGCACGCCCAGCTCGCCGGCGCAGTCCGCGAGCGCCACCTCCCGGCGGGTCCCCCGCCCGGTGCGGTCCCGCAGCAGCAGGGCCGCCAGGGCCTCCGAGACCGCCCGCTCGGCCCCCGCGAGGTCGGCCGCCAGCACCGCGGGCATCGCCGGCGGGGCGAGCGTGCCCGCCACCGCCTGATAGGTCAGGTCGTGGCCCGCCAGGTCGTCGTCCGGTGCGGGGTGCCCGACGATCGCCCCGTGGGAGAGCCGGGGCCACCGCTGCTGCAGCGCCGTCCAGCCCAGTCCCAGCCGCTCCAGCGAGGAGGTGCGGTGCGCCGTGACCAGCAGGTCGGCGTCGTCGAGGAGGGCGGCCAGGTCCACGGCGCCGGTCGCGCTCCTGAGGTCCAGGACCTGCACCTGCTGGCCGGCGCGCAGCTCGGCATACCACCCGGGCGCATAGCCGAGCAGCGGATCGCCCTGGGGCGGCTCGACCTTGACCACGTCCGCGCCCAGCCGCAGCAGGCGGGCAGCGGCCACCGGCCCGGGGACGTTGACGGCGAGGGTCACGACGCGCCCCCCACGAGCGGCTTCTCGGGCGACATCCAGGCTCCTCTGGGACGGGTCTCGATCCAAGCGGACGGACGGGATTCCTGCAGGTCGGCAACCGCGCCAGACCTTGACTCCCCTGTCACCCGAATGGATGATAGCCAGCCGGATCACCTCAGGCGACCCCCTCCGACCGTCGCCGCTCACCCCGAAGGAGCATCGTGAGCCGCACCGCCACGCGCCCTGCCCTCGCCGTCGCCCTCTCCGCCCTCACCATCACCGGCCTCGTCGGCTCCGCCGCCGCGACGGGAAACCCCTCTCCGCTCGGCGCGCACCAGGCCGCCACGACGCCGTCCGCGGCCCCCGGCGGCATCGACCGCTCCCCCGTGTGGATCGTCTCCGGCGCGCAGGAGTACGCCCGCGACTTCGCCGGCGTCGCGCCCAAGGTGGGCACCGCCACCGACAAGGCCGGCACCCCCGTCGTCATCTCCACCCTGCCCGCCGACCGGCTCGCCGAGATGCACAACCCGCAGCCGGGCTTCCGCTGCGCCGGGTTCCGCGCCTTCGCCTCCCGGGCCGAGGCCGAGGCCTTCGTCGCCTCCGACCTGACCCGCCAGACCGTGGACCAGGCCTTCGCGGCGTACACGATCGACAACCAGGCCACCGTCAACCCCTGGCTCGGGCAGGTCGACCACACCCGCATCAAGGACACGATCACCCACCTGTCGACGGCCTACCCCAACCGCTACTACTCGAGCACCTACGGCAAGAAGGCCGCGGAGTGGATCAAGGACACCTGGTCCGGCCTGGCCGCCGGGCGCAGCGACGTCACCACCGAGCTGTTCACCGACTGCCCCGACTGCTCCACCCAGCCGTCGGTCCTGATGACGGTCAAGGGCACCGAGCAGCCTGACGAGATCGTCGTCATCGGCGGTCACATCGACTCCATCTCCAAGACCGGCTCCGGCGACGCCATGAAGGCCCCCGGCGCCGACGACAACGCCTCCGGCACCGCCACCGTCACCGAGATCGCCCGCGTCGCCCTCGCCAGCGGCTGGCGGCCCAAGCGCACCGTCGTGTTCGCGGGCTACGCCGCCGAGGAGGTCGGCCTGCGCGGCTCTGCCGCGGTCGCCAAGTCCTTCAAGACCGGCGGCAAGAACGTCGTGGGCGTCCTGCAGCTCGACATGACGAACTACCGCCCGGCAAAGGGCCCCGACATGGCCTTCCTGACGGACAACGTCAACGTCCCGCTGACCGACTTCAGCAAGAGCCTGTTCGACACCTACCTCAAGCCCGCCGGACTCACCCGCGGGGAGCTGACCTGCGGCTACGCCTGCTCCGACCATGCCTCCTGGACGAGCCAGGGATACCCCTCGACGATGGCCGCCGAGGCGCAGATCTTCCCCAAGCTGCACACCACCGGCGACACGCTGGAGTCGCTCGGTGGCTCGGCCCAGGTCTCGGAGAAGTACGCCAAGTTCGGGCTCGCCTTCCTGGGCGAGCTGGCCAAGACGTCGGGTGCGGCCCCCACACCCGCCCCGACCGGCGCGCCGACGAGCAGCCCCGCTCCGACGCCGACCGCCACCGCCACGCCGACCAGCACCCCCACCGCCACGCCGACCGCCACCGCCACCCCGACGGCCACCACGGCGCCCACGCCCACCAGCGCCCCCACCGCCACGCCGACCAGCACCCCCGCCCCCGGGGGTCTGCAGAACGACGTCCCCCTCACGGGTCTGTCCGGGGCTCGCGGCTCGTGGACGCCCTTCACCGTCGAGGTGCCGTCGGGTGCGAGCACCCTCACCATCACAGCCACCGGCGGACGAGGTGTCGTGGACCTCTTCGTCAAGCACGGCTCGGCCCCCACGACCACGAGCCACGACTGCCACCCGGTCCTCAACGGCCTGTCCTCCACCTGCCGCTTCCGGGCGCCCAAGGCCGGGACCTACCACATCGCCCTGCGCGGCTACTCCCCCTACACGGGTGCGACCCTCAAGGCCACCTGGCGCTGAGCCCGCCTCGCCGGGCGGCCTGCCCGCCCGGCGCAGCACCCGACGTGAGCCCCCGAGCCCCAGGCCCGGGGGCTCACGCGCGCCCGCCTGCGGGCGGCGGGCCCCAGGGGAGGGTCCGAGCGGAGCGGACGCCCGGCCACGGCGAGCCTGGCTCCGACGAGACACGGACCTGACGGGACAGGAGCGGACAGGCTCCGGCACGACGAAGGCCCCGGTCGTGACGACCGGGGCCTTCGTGCTGGCTGGTGGCGGGTGAAGGATTCGAACCTTCGTAGCTTTCGCGACGGATTTACAGTCCGCTCCCATTGGCCGCTCGGGCAACCCGCCAGGTGCGTCGGCAAGCATAGCAAGCACGAGCAGGTATGCCGAATCCGCTGCCGGGGGCAAGTTCCCGGCCCGGTCCGCGCCCCGCAAGGCCGACGAACCCGCCGCCGCGGGACCGTCATACGGCCGGATCTTTGCCAGACTGGCCTGCAACCCACCGATCCCGATCCGAGGAGGAGCCATGGCGGACAGCTCGTTCGACATCGTCAGCAAGGTCGACAAGCAGGAGGTCGACAACGCCCTCAACCAGGCGGCCAAGGAGGTCGCGCAGCGCTACGACTTCAAGGGCGTGGGCGCCTCCATCGAGTGGAGCGGCGACAACGTCCTGATCAAGGCCAACACCCCCGAGCGGTGCGCGGCGGTCCTCGACGTCTTCGAGACCAAGCTGGTGCGCCGCGGCGTGTCCCTCAAGTCCTTCGACTTCGGCGAGGACAAGGAGGCCAAGCCGTCGGGCAAGGAGTACCGCCTCGAGGGCGCCATGCGTGACGGCATCACCCAGGACAACGCCAAGAAGATCTCCAAGCTGATCCGCGACGAGGGCCCCAAGTCCGTCAAGGCGCAGATCCAGGGCGACGAGCTGCGGGTCATCTCCAAGTCCCGCGACGACCTGCAGGCCGTGCAGCGGCTGGTCAAGGAGGCGGACCTGGACTTCGCGGTCCAGTTCACGAACTACCGCTGATCCGAGACGGTATGCCGACGGCGTCCGCGCACCTCACGGGGTGTGCGGGCGCCGTCGCACGTGGGGTGTCCGGGGCCGCCGGTCCGCGGGTGGTCCGCCGGCCGTTCGGGCGGGACGAGGGGCTAGCCGGCGAACACGCAGAACTCATGGCCCTCGGGGCTCGCGAGCACCCACCAGGGCTGCTCCTCGTCGCCGGCCCGCAGCACGGTCGCGCCGTCGCGCACGAGCTCCGCGGCGGCCTCGGCGGGCGACGTGCCGGGTCGGGTCGTCAGGTCCCAGTGCACGCGGTCCTTGCCGACCTTGGGCTCGGGGACGGGCACGAAGACCACCGACTCGAAGGGCAGCCCCGGCGGGCAGAGCCACCACCAGGGGTGCTCCGGGTCGTGCCCGGGCTCGCCGCCGAGATGACGGGACCACCAACGGACCTCGGCCTCGGGGTCGGCGCAGTCGACGACGAGCTCGTAGACG
Encoded here:
- a CDS encoding IS110 family transposase; the protein is MHGLPDRTYAVYLGLDVGKETHHATALDPSGKRLHDKALPQDETKLRALYEHLSTHGPVLVVVDQPASIGALPVAVARAVGVDVAYLPGLAMRRIADLHPGAAKTDARDAYVIADAARTMPHTLRRVDMNDDALADLEVIVGYDDDLAGEVTRVTNRLHGLLTQIHPALERALGPRLHHKAVLELLTRFGGPAGLRTAGRRRLTSVAKPRAPRSYDRIVDEVMTALDAQTVTVPGTRAAELVIPKLASQLADLLEQRATVAAQVEEILDAHPLAPVLTSMPGVGVRTAARILLEVGDGSAFPTAGHLAAYAGLAPVTRRSGSSIRGEHPSRSGNKNLKRALFLSAFAALSDPTSRAYYDRKRAQGKKHNAALICLARRRCDVLYAMLRDGTTYQAPTAATAA
- a CDS encoding MFS transporter, coding for MPATATSSGASDEAAAGRHLTRTERLDRLPFTSRHRRLLVGSGVGWALDAMDVGLISFVLAALAKQWHLSPTEVSWVASIGSLGMAVGATLGGLLADRIGRRQVFALTLLVYGLATGASALAGGVAVLMALRFLVGLGLGAELPVASTLISEYSPAHIRGRVVVGLESFWALGWILAALVGYFVIPGHPDGWRWAMAVGIVPAFYALVVRATLPESVRFLESTGRYAEAERAVRAFEEPAGIAAPDHAPDAATPARVPVRDEALGLWTAAYRLRTAALWAVWFCVNFSYYGAFIWLPSLLVAQGFGMVKSFEYTLWITLAQLPGYAVSAWLIERWGRRVTLTTFLAGSACAAGAFGLAHSVPTIIAAGCALSFSNLGAWGALYAVTPEVYPTVMRGTGSGAAAGFGRIASILAPLAVPPLQAAGGTGLVFAVFAVAFLVAAVSALGLPELAGRDLD
- a CDS encoding NAD-dependent malic enzyme, which produces MASRPFEFESGPDGTRLRVRVRGNDVLSHPLTNRGTAFTKAERDALHLNGLMPSGVTPLESQVTRVYQQYSQQKDALSKNVYLSAMRDRNEVLFYRLLAEHLEEMLPIVYTPTIGEAIQRYSHWYNRPRGVFLSIDDPEGIENAFLNYGLDPEDVDLVVATDSEGILGIGDQGVGGVQIAVGKLSVYTAAAGIHPRRAIPVVLDVGTDNLELLNDDLYLGVRHARVRGERYDAFIEKFVEVTTRLYPHAMLHWEDFGASNAHRILERYRGEICTFNDDVQGTAAVVAAAALAGVKALGERMSDQRIVVHGAGTAGVGIADLMRDMMIREGLSPEAANQRFWCLGSRGLITTALGDRVRDFQRPYARSDQDVTGWRLTTPGRIGLADVVRGVHPTILIGTSGQPGAFTEAIVRDMAAHTSHPIVMPLSNPTSLAEATPAQIVEWTGGKAAIATGSPFAPVVYQNRTYHVAQANNALVFPGLGLGVSVCRATRVSDGMIAAAAEAIAGISGITRPEEPLLPSITQLRYVSATVALAVVKAAQGEGLATVEIGNPVQAVYQRMWHPVYPELEAV
- a CDS encoding helical backbone metal receptor codes for the protein MTHFLDDLGHVVALPRAPRRVVCLVPSLTEAVAWSAPETLVAATDWCSHVGSAQVTRIGGTKNPRVGEIVSLGPDLVIAEDEENRPEDLAALRAAGLPVWTTQVRSVADALRSIGRLVDALDVGRVTWLEDARRAWAAPPAVRSGQRLRAVVPIWRRPWMAVGSQTYAGDVLRRLGVDNVLGTHTSRYPTVVLPDLPPVDLVVLPDEPYRFTAQDGPDAFPRARCALVDGRALTWYGPAMIAAPERLVRQLRRPLDPREAGVATSGQPRR
- a CDS encoding CoA transferase is translated as MTLAVNVPGPVAAARLLRLGADVVKVEPPQGDPLLGYAPGWYAELRAGQQVQVLDLRSATGAVDLAALLDDADLLVTAHRTSSLERLGLGWTALQQRWPRLSHGAIVGHPAPDDDLAGHDLTYQAVAGTLAPPAMPAVLAADLAGAERAVSEALAALLLRDRTGRGTRREVALADCAGELGVPARHGLTAPGALLGGGLPGYAVYAAADGHVALAALEPHFWERARELFGADDHEGLARVLATRPAGEWERLAAERDIPLAQVRRNAAPGPGPPV
- a CDS encoding M20/M25/M40 family metallo-hydrolase translates to MSRTATRPALAVALSALTITGLVGSAAATGNPSPLGAHQAATTPSAAPGGIDRSPVWIVSGAQEYARDFAGVAPKVGTATDKAGTPVVISTLPADRLAEMHNPQPGFRCAGFRAFASRAEAEAFVASDLTRQTVDQAFAAYTIDNQATVNPWLGQVDHTRIKDTITHLSTAYPNRYYSSTYGKKAAEWIKDTWSGLAAGRSDVTTELFTDCPDCSTQPSVLMTVKGTEQPDEIVVIGGHIDSISKTGSGDAMKAPGADDNASGTATVTEIARVALASGWRPKRTVVFAGYAAEEVGLRGSAAVAKSFKTGGKNVVGVLQLDMTNYRPAKGPDMAFLTDNVNVPLTDFSKSLFDTYLKPAGLTRGELTCGYACSDHASWTSQGYPSTMAAEAQIFPKLHTTGDTLESLGGSAQVSEKYAKFGLAFLGELAKTSGAAPTPAPTGAPTSSPAPTPTATATPTSTPTATPTATATPTATTAPTPTSAPTATPTSTPAPGGLQNDVPLTGLSGARGSWTPFTVEVPSGASTLTITATGGRGVVDLFVKHGSAPTTTSHDCHPVLNGLSSTCRFRAPKAGTYHIALRGYSPYTGATLKATWR
- a CDS encoding YajQ family cyclic di-GMP-binding protein, with product MADSSFDIVSKVDKQEVDNALNQAAKEVAQRYDFKGVGASIEWSGDNVLIKANTPERCAAVLDVFETKLVRRGVSLKSFDFGEDKEAKPSGKEYRLEGAMRDGITQDNAKKISKLIRDEGPKSVKAQIQGDELRVISKSRDDLQAVQRLVKEADLDFAVQFTNYR